A single Pedobacter sp. PACM 27299 DNA region contains:
- the kduI gene encoding 5-dehydro-4-deoxy-D-glucuronate isomerase produces METYFDSRFALSPKEGKQLDTQGLRDNFLMEKLFEADAIHLTLSHFDRYIAGGVMPVKETVLLSNPENLKANYFLERRELGIINVGGKGSIVADGTTYELEYKEALYLGKGTKEVSFSSADANAPAKFYINSAPAHHTYPSKKVSKAEAEVVELGSPATANHRVINKLIVNSVLPTCQLQMGMTELKSGSVWNTMPAHTHDRRMEVYFYFEVPEGQSVCHFMGQPQETRHIWMQNEQAVISPNWSVHSGAGTSNYTFIWGMAGENLDYGDMDHCAITELR; encoded by the coding sequence ATGGAAACATATTTTGACAGCAGGTTCGCGCTGAGCCCAAAGGAAGGAAAACAATTAGATACTCAAGGATTACGTGATAATTTCCTGATGGAAAAGCTTTTTGAAGCAGATGCCATTCATTTAACCTTATCTCATTTCGACAGGTATATTGCCGGTGGTGTAATGCCCGTAAAAGAAACGGTTCTTTTGTCCAACCCAGAAAATCTAAAAGCCAATTATTTCCTGGAAAGAAGAGAGCTGGGCATCATCAACGTAGGTGGTAAGGGCAGTATAGTTGCCGACGGCACTACTTACGAATTGGAGTATAAAGAAGCTTTGTACCTGGGAAAAGGTACAAAAGAAGTGAGTTTCTCTTCTGCTGATGCAAATGCACCAGCTAAATTTTACATCAATTCTGCACCAGCACACCATACTTACCCTTCCAAGAAAGTTTCTAAAGCGGAAGCAGAAGTGGTAGAATTGGGTTCTCCGGCAACAGCCAACCACAGGGTGATCAATAAACTGATCGTAAACAGTGTATTGCCTACTTGTCAGCTGCAAATGGGCATGACAGAATTGAAAAGTGGCAGTGTTTGGAATACCATGCCAGCACATACCCACGACCGTAGGATGGAAGTTTACTTCTATTTTGAAGTGCCGGAAGGACAAAGTGTGTGTCATTTCATGGGCCAGCCTCAGGAAACCAGACATATATGGATGCAGAATGAACAAGCCGTTATTTCACCAAACTGGTCAGTGCATTCCGGAGCAGGAACGAGCAATTATACCTTCATCTGGGGAATGGCAGGTGAAAACCTGGATTATGGCGATATGGACCATTGCGCCATTACTGAATTGAGATAA
- a CDS encoding DUF4861 family protein: MKKILLVLWACASLPAALNAQTKHLKATISIQNTATQKRTAAVTAIPWQNVLSKFPAVDTANFKVLNAAQKEVPFQLEYKGLTSPQNLLVQLDVPANGTVKLTIVPGKAQKPVQKTFGRYIPERKDDFAWENDKVAFRMYGKALESTPKENAYGIDVWGKRVTRMVLNERYKRGKYHEDLGDGNDYYHVGLTLGGGDIAPISGDKIYYPLNYRTWKILDQGALRFTFQLSYENWDVAGKLVKVTKTISLDAGSHLNRVAANYEYPGGGDLPVVVGIIKRAEPGALLLNERNGVMGYWEPKHGEDGTMGIGVILSDPKLQMRVTKEQLLAETTAKNAEPVVYYNGAAWDKAGEITTAEAWFAYLNNFKKSLEQPLKVTVQ; the protein is encoded by the coding sequence ATGAAAAAGATTCTCCTGGTTTTATGGGCATGCGCCAGCTTACCCGCTGCGCTTAATGCACAAACTAAGCATTTGAAGGCTACCATCAGCATTCAGAACACTGCCACGCAGAAAAGAACCGCTGCAGTGACCGCCATACCCTGGCAAAATGTACTTTCCAAATTTCCTGCAGTAGATACAGCAAACTTTAAGGTGCTGAATGCAGCGCAGAAGGAAGTTCCTTTTCAATTGGAATATAAAGGATTAACAAGCCCGCAAAACTTGCTGGTACAATTAGATGTGCCGGCAAATGGAACGGTTAAATTGACCATTGTTCCTGGAAAAGCACAGAAACCAGTACAAAAAACTTTCGGCAGGTACATTCCTGAGCGTAAAGATGATTTTGCCTGGGAAAATGATAAAGTAGCTTTCCGTATGTACGGAAAAGCACTGGAAAGTACCCCTAAAGAAAATGCCTATGGCATTGATGTGTGGGGGAAAAGAGTAACCAGAATGGTGTTGAACGAGCGCTATAAAAGAGGTAAATACCATGAAGATCTTGGTGATGGTAACGATTACTACCATGTAGGCCTGACTTTAGGTGGCGGTGATATTGCGCCGATCTCCGGTGATAAAATCTATTATCCTTTAAATTACCGTACCTGGAAAATATTAGATCAAGGTGCATTGCGTTTCACTTTTCAATTGAGTTATGAAAACTGGGACGTCGCTGGGAAATTAGTGAAAGTAACGAAAACGATATCTCTGGATGCAGGTTCTCATTTGAATAGGGTAGCCGCAAACTATGAATATCCAGGTGGTGGTGATTTACCAGTGGTAGTCGGAATCATCAAAAGAGCAGAGCCCGGTGCTTTATTACTAAACGAGAGAAATGGCGTAATGGGCTATTGGGAGCCTAAACATGGCGAAGATGGTACCATGGGGATCGGTGTGATTTTATCAGATCCTAAACTGCAGATGAGGGTGACCAAAGAGCAGCTGCTGGCAGAAACAACTGCAAAAAATGCGGAGCCAGTCGTGTATTATAATGGCGCAGCATGGGATAAAGCAGGAGAAATTACGACTGCAGAGGCCTGGTTTGCCTACCTGAATAATTTTAAAAAATCATTAGAACAGCCTTTAAAGGTAACCGTTCAATAA
- a CDS encoding SDR family NAD(P)-dependent oxidoreductase translates to MSVLNLFNLKGKIALVTGCKRGIGKAMAEALAEAGADIIGVSASLELENSAVEQSVKALGRNFSAYQCDFNDRNSLKTFIEKVKTAHPVIDILVNNAGTILRKPIAEHPDEYWDEVIAVNQTAPFILTREIGKEMILRGSGKVIFTASLLTFQGGITVPGYAASKGAVGQLTKAFANEWASKGVNVNAIAPGYISTDNTTALRADQDRSRSIMERIPAGRWGEAEDFKGPTVFLASEASNYMHGTVMTVDGGWMGR, encoded by the coding sequence ATGTCGGTACTGAATTTATTTAATTTAAAAGGTAAAATAGCCCTGGTTACAGGCTGTAAACGTGGGATTGGAAAAGCAATGGCAGAAGCATTAGCAGAAGCTGGAGCAGATATTATTGGCGTATCCGCCAGCCTGGAATTGGAAAACTCCGCAGTGGAGCAATCGGTAAAAGCATTAGGTCGCAATTTCAGCGCCTACCAATGTGATTTTAATGACCGCAATTCACTGAAAACATTTATTGAAAAAGTGAAAACTGCACACCCTGTCATTGATATTCTAGTGAATAATGCAGGAACAATTTTGAGAAAACCTATCGCCGAACATCCAGATGAATATTGGGATGAAGTGATTGCTGTGAATCAAACCGCACCATTTATCCTGACTCGTGAGATCGGAAAAGAAATGATTTTGAGAGGATCAGGAAAAGTAATCTTTACCGCTTCTTTATTGACTTTTCAGGGTGGAATCACGGTTCCAGGTTATGCGGCCAGTAAAGGTGCTGTAGGGCAGCTAACGAAAGCTTTTGCGAATGAATGGGCCAGCAAAGGGGTTAATGTGAATGCAATTGCACCCGGTTATATTTCCACAGACAATACCACTGCTTTAAGGGCAGATCAAGATAGAAGCCGCTCAATTATGGAACGTATTCCCGCAGGAAGATGGGGGGAAGCGGAAGACTTTAAGGGGCCTACTGTATTTCTGGCTTCCGAAGCCTCTAACTATATGCACGGTACAGTGATGACTGTTGATGGTGGATGGATGGGGAGGTAA
- a CDS encoding sulfatase family protein, with amino-acid sequence MKKSNLFRLLLWGSPFLLVISLNANAQQKKNDRPNVIIINMDDMGYGDTEPYGMTGIPTPNFNRAASEGMRLTHFNAAQAVCSPSRAALLTGCYPNRLSLAHALSPEAKIALNTSEETIASILKKSGYKTAMLGKWHLGSKAPFLPTYFGFDSFYGLPYSHDMWPVGYDGKPLDSSTYRGKYPRLPILDGENVVAYNDNLEDQGKLTGTFTKKAVEFITDHQKDPFFLYLAQPMPHVPLAASKAFRGKSELGIFGDVIMELDWSIGEIMKTLDRYKLSENTILIITSDNGPWLNFGDNAGSSGGFREGKGTAWDGGTRVPCLIRWPGSIPAGSLSSQLMVNIDLLPTIATLTKAKLPALKIDGMDFSAVLTGKSSKGPREVFYYYYDVNNLKAVRYKNWKLVFPHSSRAYTGSLPGKGGYPGPAPDVKVKMALYNLSHDPAEQYDVQENYPEMLKQIQVYAEEARVDLGDELTNRKGANRRPAGKVSP; translated from the coding sequence ATGAAAAAATCTAATCTATTTCGGCTGCTCCTTTGGGGCAGCCCATTTTTATTGGTCATATCGCTGAACGCAAATGCTCAGCAAAAGAAAAATGACCGCCCAAATGTGATCATCATTAATATGGATGATATGGGCTATGGAGATACGGAGCCTTATGGGATGACCGGTATTCCAACACCAAATTTCAATAGGGCAGCTTCCGAAGGAATGCGGCTCACACATTTCAATGCCGCACAAGCGGTATGCAGCCCCTCCAGGGCAGCACTCCTCACCGGATGTTACCCAAACAGGTTAAGTCTGGCCCATGCTTTAAGTCCGGAAGCAAAAATCGCATTAAATACTTCTGAAGAAACCATTGCCTCTATCTTGAAAAAATCAGGATACAAAACGGCGATGCTCGGAAAATGGCACCTGGGCTCAAAAGCACCATTTCTGCCTACCTATTTTGGCTTTGATAGTTTTTATGGCCTTCCTTATTCCCATGATATGTGGCCTGTTGGTTACGATGGAAAACCATTGGATTCCTCAACTTACAGAGGGAAATACCCGAGATTGCCGATTTTAGACGGTGAGAACGTGGTTGCTTATAATGATAACCTGGAAGATCAGGGGAAATTAACCGGGACTTTCACTAAGAAAGCAGTCGAGTTTATTACGGACCATCAGAAAGATCCTTTCTTTTTATACCTGGCACAGCCGATGCCTCATGTGCCTTTAGCAGCGTCAAAAGCTTTCAGAGGAAAGAGTGAACTGGGCATTTTTGGCGATGTGATCATGGAGCTAGATTGGTCAATTGGAGAAATTATGAAAACGCTGGACCGTTATAAATTATCGGAAAACACGATTTTGATCATTACCAGCGACAACGGGCCATGGCTCAATTTTGGCGATAATGCCGGTTCTTCCGGAGGCTTCCGTGAAGGAAAAGGAACTGCATGGGATGGCGGAACACGCGTTCCGTGTCTGATCAGGTGGCCCGGAAGCATTCCCGCAGGGAGCCTCAGCTCTCAATTAATGGTCAACATAGATCTGTTACCTACGATTGCTACCCTCACAAAAGCGAAATTACCAGCGCTTAAAATTGATGGGATGGACTTTTCCGCTGTACTGACAGGTAAATCAAGTAAAGGTCCGAGGGAAGTTTTTTACTACTATTATGATGTCAATAACCTAAAAGCAGTGCGCTACAAAAACTGGAAATTAGTGTTTCCGCATAGTTCCAGAGCATATACCGGTAGTTTGCCTGGTAAAGGCGGTTATCCTGGCCCGGCACCAGATGTAAAGGTGAAAATGGCTTTGTATAACCTTTCTCATGACCCTGCTGAGCAATATGACGTTCAGGAAAATTATCCTGAAATGCTAAAGCAAATACAGGTTTATGCCGAAGAGGCAAGGGTGGATCTTGGTGATGAGCTGACAAATAGAAAAGGAGCGAACAGAAGGCCAGCGGGAAAAGTATCCCCATAA
- a CDS encoding beta-N-acetylhexosaminidase, producing the protein MMKLKIKAVSSFSFMLFAVLFILSPNQTTAQDNCPIIPLPISAVKGDGSFLLQVNTPLVLNDEALKPIAQYLQTELLKSQYLPISIQPSAGKLPAIKLVLSPKKKIGSEAYALDINGDGITIIAKDIPGAFYGATSLMQLIRQVKRVKGSLSLHAWKIEDQPAYGWRGFMLDESRFFFGMEKVKSIIDWMAFYKLNKLHWHLTDEPAWRLEIKKYPKLSLIGGIGDFRTEFTPAQYYTQEQIKEVVAYAALRFITVIPEIDMPGHATAANKAYPEFSGGGGPGHPEFTFNPGKEGTYAYLTNILKETNVLFPSAMIHLGGDEVSYGNHKWATDPEIIALMQSKNLAGTKEVETYFMKRMADSVYQMNAKLLVWDEMAEAGLPKDKTIIFWWRHDQPQVLKQALSKGYETVLCPRLPLYFDFVQDSTHNNGRKWSKLYNPIESVYSFSADHYQSQTVTKNQILGIQANLWTETVPNNQRLEYLLFPRISALAEAAWSTKAGKNFPAFMERLKGHFALYEQAGIYYYDPTNPGKYPEPVKLGKSAKRFDTGD; encoded by the coding sequence ATGATGAAATTGAAAATTAAAGCAGTGTCCAGTTTTTCTTTTATGCTGTTTGCCGTACTTTTTATTTTGAGTCCGAATCAAACGACAGCTCAGGATAATTGTCCTATTATACCCTTGCCTATAAGTGCTGTAAAGGGCGATGGCAGTTTTTTACTACAGGTAAATACACCTTTAGTATTAAATGATGAGGCCTTAAAACCGATCGCACAATACCTGCAGACAGAGCTGCTAAAGTCGCAGTACCTACCCATTAGCATTCAGCCAAGCGCAGGGAAATTACCTGCTATAAAACTGGTGCTTTCCCCGAAAAAGAAAATCGGATCAGAAGCTTATGCGCTGGACATCAATGGTGATGGCATTACCATCATTGCTAAAGATATTCCGGGTGCCTTTTATGGTGCAACCTCCTTGATGCAACTGATCAGACAAGTAAAAAGAGTTAAAGGAAGTTTAAGCCTGCATGCCTGGAAAATAGAAGATCAGCCTGCTTATGGTTGGAGAGGCTTTATGCTGGATGAATCTAGGTTCTTCTTCGGAATGGAAAAGGTAAAGTCAATCATCGACTGGATGGCCTTTTATAAATTAAATAAACTGCATTGGCATCTGACCGACGAGCCGGCCTGGCGTTTAGAGATCAAGAAATACCCGAAATTGAGCTTGATTGGTGGTATTGGCGACTTTAGGACTGAATTTACACCAGCACAATATTATACCCAGGAGCAAATAAAGGAAGTGGTGGCCTATGCCGCGCTGCGTTTCATCACCGTAATTCCTGAAATTGATATGCCAGGACATGCTACGGCAGCCAATAAAGCCTATCCTGAATTTAGTGGGGGCGGTGGACCTGGTCATCCGGAATTTACTTTTAATCCTGGTAAAGAAGGGACTTATGCCTATCTAACCAATATTTTAAAGGAAACTAATGTTTTATTTCCTTCCGCAATGATCCACCTCGGTGGTGATGAAGTGAGTTATGGCAACCATAAATGGGCAACGGATCCTGAGATTATCGCTTTGATGCAAAGTAAAAATCTTGCCGGTACTAAGGAGGTGGAAACTTATTTTATGAAACGAATGGCGGATTCTGTGTACCAGATGAATGCTAAACTGCTGGTTTGGGATGAGATGGCAGAAGCCGGACTACCGAAAGATAAAACCATTATTTTCTGGTGGCGCCATGACCAGCCACAGGTTTTAAAGCAAGCATTGAGCAAAGGATATGAAACGGTATTGTGTCCTAGATTGCCATTGTACTTCGATTTTGTACAGGACAGCACGCATAATAATGGGCGCAAATGGAGCAAGTTGTACAACCCTATAGAAAGCGTATATTCTTTTTCAGCAGATCATTATCAATCACAAACGGTGACTAAAAACCAGATCCTGGGGATTCAAGCCAACCTTTGGACGGAAACTGTTCCTAATAATCAGCGATTGGAATACCTGCTTTTTCCCAGGATTTCTGCGCTGGCAGAAGCAGCTTGGTCTACGAAAGCAGGAAAGAATTTTCCGGCATTCATGGAACGTTTAAAAGGACATTTTGCCCTTTATGAGCAAGCGGGGATTTATTATTATGATCCGACAAATCCAGGGAAATATCCGGAGCCGGTAAAGCTGGGTAAAAGCGCTAAACGCTTTGATACTGGCGACTAA
- a CDS encoding alpha-L-fucosidase — MNKKTLLSALFFCLSLTASIAQENSSKEKTTANTKKMEWFTDAKLGIFIHWGVYSVNGISESWAFFNNYINHDNYMKQLDGFNASKYQPEEWVKLIKESGAKYSVITTKHHDGVSLWDTKAPNATTTIKHSAAKKDLISPFVKALKASGLKTGLYFSLPDWSYNDYDVFTREHKRYLLKEAPKRWNTFLNYYQQQLNELSANFKPDLIWFDGDWEHNGEEWQAQKVLKNLRSYNSDIIINSRLNHHGDYETPEQGIPVVKPAGDYWELCYTINDSWGYQPYDNKYKSPNMIIRTLVDCISMGGNLLLDIGPKADGTIPQQQVAVLKGLARWTSKHGEAIYGTRAGIPAEHFNGKTSLSKDKKTLYLYADWAPNGGIFNLNGVLSKVKSAKIVGSSELLSYKKDGNNLSLKIPENAADQDVTVIAIQFNEPIRLAEKTVVTAAITPQKNSNDQDQILQIASAIHDGNNPFLTTKLTIDGLGMETEKKSLSPTLYNWITKNSESLYKTTKGLPEGHYQGKSALSADKQTLFLFVEGKPTGPIALKGIKNKISRIRIVGEGTMMEPEIYNKLYWSSVPGIVYIPVPEDRLDKKLTVIAVLLDGPVDLYREKVGAIESNL, encoded by the coding sequence ATGAACAAAAAGACCTTACTGTCTGCCTTATTTTTTTGTCTGTCTTTAACAGCCAGCATTGCACAGGAGAACAGCTCAAAAGAAAAAACTACTGCCAACACCAAAAAAATGGAATGGTTTACCGATGCCAAACTTGGAATATTTATCCATTGGGGTGTTTATTCGGTAAATGGGATTTCAGAATCCTGGGCATTTTTCAACAACTACATCAACCACGATAATTATATGAAACAATTGGATGGCTTTAATGCCTCCAAATATCAACCTGAAGAATGGGTAAAACTGATCAAAGAAAGTGGTGCCAAATATTCGGTCATCACTACAAAACACCATGACGGCGTTTCTTTATGGGACACTAAAGCACCAAATGCCACCACTACTATTAAACATAGTGCTGCAAAAAAAGACCTGATTAGCCCCTTTGTGAAGGCATTAAAAGCTTCTGGATTAAAAACCGGGCTTTATTTTTCTTTACCAGACTGGAGTTACAACGACTATGATGTGTTTACCAGAGAACATAAAAGGTATCTATTGAAAGAAGCGCCGAAAAGATGGAATACTTTTCTTAACTACTACCAGCAGCAGCTCAATGAGCTTTCTGCGAACTTCAAACCGGATTTGATTTGGTTTGATGGAGATTGGGAGCACAATGGCGAAGAATGGCAGGCGCAAAAAGTGCTTAAAAACCTACGTAGTTACAATTCAGATATTATCATCAATTCACGCCTGAACCACCATGGTGATTATGAAACACCGGAACAGGGAATTCCAGTGGTAAAACCAGCCGGAGATTATTGGGAACTGTGTTATACAATTAATGATTCCTGGGGCTATCAGCCTTATGACAATAAGTATAAATCACCAAACATGATCATCCGAACCTTAGTAGATTGTATCAGTATGGGTGGAAATTTGCTGCTGGATATCGGTCCTAAAGCTGATGGAACAATTCCGCAGCAGCAAGTAGCCGTATTAAAAGGTCTTGCCCGCTGGACCAGCAAACATGGAGAAGCGATCTACGGTACACGTGCAGGAATTCCTGCAGAACATTTCAATGGAAAAACCAGTCTTTCTAAGGATAAGAAAACCTTGTATCTATATGCAGATTGGGCGCCAAATGGTGGAATATTCAACTTGAATGGGGTACTTTCCAAAGTTAAGTCGGCGAAAATTGTGGGTAGTTCCGAATTGCTGAGCTATAAAAAAGACGGCAATAACCTGAGCTTGAAAATCCCCGAAAACGCAGCAGATCAAGATGTGACCGTGATTGCGATTCAATTCAATGAACCGATCAGATTGGCAGAAAAAACTGTGGTAACTGCCGCAATAACTCCTCAAAAAAACAGCAATGATCAGGATCAGATTTTACAAATTGCCAGTGCCATTCATGATGGAAATAACCCTTTCTTAACTACAAAACTAACCATAGATGGATTGGGAATGGAAACAGAAAAGAAAAGCCTATCTCCTACCCTTTACAACTGGATCACTAAAAATTCAGAAAGTTTATATAAGACCACCAAAGGGCTTCCTGAAGGACATTATCAAGGAAAAAGTGCTTTATCTGCTGATAAACAAACCTTATTCCTATTTGTAGAAGGCAAGCCAACAGGCCCGATTGCTTTGAAAGGCATCAAAAATAAGATCAGCAGAATCAGAATTGTGGGAGAAGGAACCATGATGGAGCCAGAGATTTACAATAAACTATATTGGAGCTCAGTTCCTGGAATTGTTTACATCCCTGTTCCTGAAGATCGATTGGATAAAAAACTAACCGTAATTGCCGTGTTATTAGACGGACCGGTTGATTTATACCGTGAAAAAGTAGGTGCAATAGAAAGTAACTTATAA
- a CDS encoding AraC family transcriptional regulator → MKPQLLKVSNNLVNSFSARRDKVPYINNRWHYHAEVELIYFKKGNGTQFIGDSIKRFRSGDVVLIGAHLPHYWRFDDSYFLAEEQENADVVVVHFCENFWGNHFLNLPENKALKLILEKAQRGIQISDKAKKVIGEIIESILLSEGSKRIILLMEALLAIENCTQHELLSSIGFRHDFEEIENDRINAIYNYSLANFKRKIQMEEMAAVANISPNSFCRYFKSRTRKTYTQFISEIRVGHACKLLIEDSMNVKQICYESGFHNFASFHKHFKIITGKSPLNYQKSYLQK, encoded by the coding sequence ATGAAGCCACAATTACTCAAAGTTTCAAACAACCTTGTGAATTCATTTAGTGCAAGGAGAGACAAAGTCCCTTACATCAACAACCGCTGGCATTACCATGCAGAAGTGGAATTGATCTATTTTAAGAAAGGAAATGGCACCCAATTTATTGGCGACAGCATCAAGCGTTTCAGATCTGGAGACGTGGTATTGATCGGTGCACACCTCCCTCATTACTGGAGATTCGACGACAGCTATTTCCTGGCAGAGGAACAGGAAAATGCAGATGTTGTTGTTGTTCATTTCTGCGAAAACTTCTGGGGAAATCATTTCTTAAACCTACCGGAAAACAAGGCCTTAAAGCTAATCCTGGAAAAAGCACAGCGAGGAATTCAAATTTCAGACAAAGCGAAAAAAGTGATCGGGGAGATCATTGAATCCATTTTACTCTCTGAAGGATCCAAGCGGATTATTCTTTTAATGGAAGCATTGCTGGCCATTGAAAACTGTACGCAGCATGAATTACTATCTTCTATTGGCTTCCGACATGACTTCGAGGAGATTGAAAACGACCGCATCAATGCGATTTACAATTATTCGCTGGCGAATTTCAAAAGAAAAATCCAGATGGAAGAAATGGCTGCCGTAGCCAACATCAGTCCGAATTCATTTTGCCGGTATTTTAAGTCAAGAACCCGGAAAACTTACACCCAGTTTATCTCTGAAATCAGGGTGGGTCATGCTTGCAAATTGCTGATTGAGGACAGCATGAATGTAAAGCAGATCTGCTATGAAAGTGGGTTTCACAACTTTGCCAGCTTTCACAAACACTTTAAAATCATTACCGGAAAGAGCCCGTTAAATTACCAAAAATCTTATCTGCAGAAATAA